A stretch of DNA from Yoonia sp. G8-12:
CGCCCCGGCGTGATGGCGGGGTTGGGCGGGTTCGGCGCGCTCTTTGATCTCAAGGCGGCAGGCTATACCGATCCGGTGCTGGTTGCGGCCACCGACGGGGTTGGCACCAAGCTGCGGATCGCGATTGATACCGGCAATGTGGACACCATCGGTATTGATCTGGTGGCGATGTGCGTTAACGATCTGGTTTGCCAAGGGGCCGAGCCTTTGTTTTTCCTTGATTATTTTGCGACCGGCAAGTTGGAGCTGGATCAGGCGACTCGCATTATCGAAGGCATTGCCGCAGGATGTGAGGCGTCAGGTTGTGCGCTGATCGGCGGGGAAACGGCGGAAATGCCGGGGATGTATCATGCCGGTGATTTTGATCTGGCCGGATTTGCCGTGGGCGCGATGGAACGTGGCACAGAACTGCCTGCAGGCGTGCGCGAAGGTGACGTGCTGCTGGGGCTTGCCTCGGACGGTGTGCATTCCAACGGCTATTCGCTGGTGCGTCGGATTGTCGAGGTTTCGGGCCTTGGTTGGGACGACAAAGCGCCATTCGTATACGATACACTGGGCGCGGCTTTGCTCGCGCCGACGCGGCTTTACGTCAAACAGGCGCTGGCGGCAGTGCGGGCAGGGGGCGTGCATGCGCTGGCCCATATCACGGGCGGCGGTTTGACTGAAAACCTGCCGCGTGTGTTGCCCGAAGGCATGGGCGCGCAGATTGATCTGAACGCATGGGATCTACCGCCCGTGTTCCAATGGCTTGCGCAGACAGGCGGCATGGCCGAGGCCGAAATCCTCAAGACGTTCAACGCAGGCATCGGCATGGTGCTGGCGGTTGACGCGGAGGAGGCCGCAAAGATCACCACGGTTCTGACCGACGCAGGCGAAACAGTGCATCAACTGGGCACGGTCACAGCAGGCGAGGGCGTGCGCTATACAGGCGCGCTTTTGTGACCAAAAGGGTTGCGATACTGATCTCGGGCGGTGGGTCCAACATGGTCGCGCTGGCGCAATCCATGCGCGGCGATCATCCCGCACGGCCCGTTCTGGTCTTGTCCAATGACCCGCAGGCGGGCGGGTTGGCCAAAGCGCGCGAAATGAACATCCCGACACTGGCGATTGACCACAAACCCTTTGGCAAGGACCGCGCAGCGTTCGAGGCCGCGTTGCAAAAGGCGCTCGAGACAGCAAAGCCGGATATCATCTGCCTAGCGGGTTTTATGCGCATCCTGACGCCTGAATTCACGGCCAAATGGGACGGGCAGATGCTCAATATCCATCCCTCGCTGTTGCCCAAATACAAAGGGCTGCACACCCATGCGCGCGCGCTGGAAGCGGGCGACACTGAACACGGCTGCTCTGTGCATGAGGTGACCGCCGCACTGGATGACGGCCCGATCTTGGGGCAGGCGCGGATGGCGGTGATGGACGGGGACACGCCCGATACGCTTGCCGCGCGGTTGCTACCACTGGAACACGCGCTTTATCCGGCTGTTTTGCGGCGTTTTGCGGCGGGTGATCGCACCACTGTCAATCTGGGCGGGTAAAGCTGCGCTTTTCATCGCGCGGGCAATGGCCTATCAGTGGCGTTAACAATGAATGTAAGTGCGGTTTACGGGCAGATATGAAGACAATCACAACGACCGAAGACTTGGCCGCATTTTGCCAAGAGGCCGCAAAACGCGCCTATGTCACCGTCGACACCGAGTTTCTGCGCGAGCGCACTTATTATTCCAAACTCTGCCTCGTGCAGTTGGCCTATCAAGATGACAAAGGCGCTGATGCAGCCCTTGTCGATCCTTTGGTCGAGGGTCTGTCGCTTGAGCCACTTTACGCGCTTTTCCGCGACCATGGCTGCGTCAAGGTATTCCACGCCGCCCGCCAGGATCTTGAGATTTTCTACGTCGATGCAGGCGTGATCCCCGAACCGCTGTTCGACACGCAGGTCGCCGCGATGGTCTGCGGGTTTGGCGAACAGGCGGGTTACGAGACACTGGTGCGCAAAATCGCGAAATCGGACCTTGATAAATCGTCGCGCTTTACCGACTGGTCGCGCCGCCCGCTGACGGATGCACAGGCGAGTTATGCTTTGGCCGATGTCACGCACCTGCGTGATATTTATGAATATCTGTCTGCCCGTTTGGCCAAGTCTGGCCGCAGCAAATGGGTGACGGAAGAAATGGCCGTGTTGGAAGACCCGTCCACCTATCAGTCAGACCCCGAAAATGCATGGAAACGTGTCAAAACACGCACGCAATCGGGCAAGTTTCTGGCCATCGTGCGTGAATTGGCCCGCTTTCGCGAGGATTACGCCCAAAGCCGCAACATCCCCCGCAACCGCGTGTACAAGGATGACGCACTGGTCGAACTGGCCTCGACCAAACCGCTCTCTGAAAAAGACCTCGGGCGGTCGCGGTTGCTCCTACGCGAAGCACGCAAAGGCGATATCGCCAACGGTATTCTGGCGGCGATCAAGGCGGGCATGGACGTGGCCCCCAACGACATGCCCAAGGTTGACAGCGCGCGCGCCAAGCTACAGGTCAACCCCGCCTTGGCCGATATGCTGCGCGTGTTGTTGAAGGCCCGCACTGACGATGCCGAGGTGGCACCCAAGCTGATTGCCACGTCCTCGGACCTTGATGCACTGGCCGCTGGCGAACGTGATGTCGCGGCCCTGCGCGGCTGGCGGCGCGAAGTTTTCGGCAATGATGCGCTGGAACTTTGCGAAGGCCGTGTCGGTCTGGCTGTCAAAGGTCAAAAGGTCGTCACTGTTTCGCTTTGATCTGGACGATGTGGGATAGGGGGCCTACATCCCCTTACACACCGAAACCAAAGGCATGAAAATGGCAAACCCTGATTTTGAAGAGCTGGTCGATACCTTTGAATTTCTCGACGATTGGGAAGACCGCTATCGTCATGTGATCGACATGGGCAAGGCGATGGACCCGCTGGAAGACGCGCTGAAAGTGCCCGTAACCAAGGTTGACGGCTGTGCCAGTCAGGTCTGGCTGGTGCCCAAGATTGAGGGTGATGTGTTCACTTTCCGCGGTGAAAGCGACGCGATGATCGTGCGCGGCCTGATCGCTGTGCTGTCCGCGCTTTATAACAACCAACCTGTCAAAGAGATCGTCAAAATTGATGCACCCGCCGAGTTGGGGCGTCTTGGCCTGAATGATCATTTGTCCGCGCAACGCTCGAACGGGCTGCGGGCGATGGTTGAGCGGATCCGCGAAACGGCCGCCGCTGCGACCTAAGGGATCGCGGTAAGCGCCGGTGTCAGATCGCCATAGCCGGTAAAGCGCCGCTCGAACGCCAACCCGAGCTTTGCTGCGCAAGCCTCTGCTTTTAATGTTAAATCAGGGTCATCGGTCTGTGCCTGATAGACCAGCTTTTCATAATTTCCAAAATACATATCGCGCAGCTCAGGGTGGCGGGCAAGGCCCAGCGGTTCCCACACAAAGGCATCAAACTGCCGCACCAGAAAATCGGTCAGATAAAACGCGGTAACTTCGTCTTTTGCGGCAAAAGCGTCGTTGCCTTCAAAGAATGAATAGCAATGCGGCCCGGCAACCATGCCGATCCCCATGTCATCACAGGCGGCCTGCAATTGCCCCCTGTGCCGCAATCCGCGTAAACCACAAAGATCTGCGTGTAAGCATCACGGTATTTGGCCACGGTCTTACGCACCGCAGGGACGATTTTTTCAGGATGGTTGTGCAGGATGGCCGGCAGGCATTGCAGATCAAGATGATCAAGCCCGTTGGCCGCTTTGATCGCCAGAATTTCGCGCGCAAGCGCCCCGCAAGCAATCAATAGAACGCGCCCCTCTCCCGCAGGGGCGATCCCCTGGGTGGTCAGGATGGCGTCAGTTGTCATCGCGGTCGCTGTACCTGCGCCACAGATACGCCGCAGAGAGTGCAATCAGGCTCAGAATGGCAACGCCGGTCATAGGGGCCGCCTGCAACCCGTCTATTGCGGCAAACACCACTGCGATTGTGGCCGCTGCCGCCGCCATCACAAGAACAAGGATAAAGATCAGTCGTTCAATGGGCATGTCGTCCTCCTACGCAATCAAGATAAGAACGACACGCCCGTTTTGTAAGATCAGACCGCCGCTGCGGCTTGATTGTGCTTGCGCGCCATAAACGTCTTGGCCGTTTCCACCGCCACCGCCGCATCACGGCAGTAAGCATCAGCACCAATCGCCTTGCCGAACTCTTCGTTCAGGGGCGCGCCGCCAACCAGCACGACATAATCCTCGCGCATGCCCTTTTCGACCAGCGTATCAATCACGACCTTCATATAGGGCATCGTGGTCGTCAGCAGGGCGGACATGCCAAGGATATCGGGCTTTTCGGTTTCCAGCGCCTCAAGATAGGATTCGACCGCATTGTTGATCCCCAGATCGACAACCTCGAAACCGGCGCCTTCCATCATCATGGACACAAGGTTCTTGCCGATATCGTGGATATCGCCCTTGACCGTGCCGATCACCATCTTGCCAACACGCGGCGCGCCGGTTTCGGCCAGCAGGGGTTTAAGGATAAACATCCCCCCTTCATGGCGTTGGCCGCCAGCAGGACCTCTGGCACAAACAAGATACCATCGCGAAAGTCGTGGCCCACAATGGTCATGCCGCCCACGAGCGCCTCTGTCAGAATCCGGTAAGGCGGCCAGCCGCGCGAAAGAAGGATATTCACACCTTCCTCGATCTCTTCCTTCATTCCATCGTAAAGGTCATCGAACATCTGCGCGACGAGATCTTCGTCATTCAGTTCGGACAGGATGATGTCATCTTCTTCGTCGGACATGGGCCGTGCCTTTGTATGAGTATGCAAACCAGTAGTGCGCCTAATTGTGAACTTCTAGCTGTTGTTTTCCGACATGTCCAAGAACATGACCGACCTTGTGTTGCTGGTGTTCGTGAAATGTTCTAATAAAGATTATGGATGATTTGCCACTTCAGAAATCGCACCTCACGCCGGGGCGGGCCGCGCAATCAAATCCGGACAACCGGTTTGACAGATTGCATGCCGAGGCCGTTGATGATGGCTGGACTCCAGAGCAGGATCTGCCGGTTCTGCGCACCGAAATCACCGATGAGATCGCGCGGTCGGTCATTACGCGCAATACCTCGCCTGATTTGTCCTTTGACCGCTCGATCAATCCTTATCGCGGCTGCGAACACGGATGCATCTATTGCTTTGCGCGCCCCAGCCATGCGTTTTTGGGGCTGTCGCCGGGATTGGATTTCGAAACCAAGCTGATCGCGCGCCCCAATGCGGCGGATCAATTGCGCAAAGAACTGTCAAACCCGCGCTACGTGCCCAAGATCATCGCGATCGGCACCAACACCGACCCCTATCAACCGATTGAAAAATCGCGTGAAATCATGCGCGGTGTGTTACAGGTGCTTGCCGAATTCAACCATCCTGTCGGGATTGTCACCAAGGGCACGTTGATCGAACGCGATAGCGATATTCTGGCACCCATGGCCGCCAAAGGGCTTATCCGGGTCGGCATCTCGATCACAACGCTTGATCCCAAAACATCGCGCGCAATGGAACCGCGGGTGCCGTCACCCGCCGCACGGCTGCGCACGATCCGGCGGTTGACCGATGCGGGCATTCCGGTGCGTGTGATGGTGTCACCCATCGTGCCAGCGTTGACCGATCACGAACTTGAGGCGATTTTGCAAGCCGCAAAAGAGGCAGGCGCGATTGCCGCATCTTCCATCGTCCTGCGACTGCCGCGCGAAGTGGCCACGCTGTTTCGGGACTGGCTCACTGCCCATTACCCTGACCGCGCCGCGCGCATCATGGGGCGCGTGCGCGAATTGCATGGCGGCAAGGACTACGATCCTGATTTCGGCAAGCGGATGGTCGGGCAGGGCCCTTGGGCTGCGATGATGCAACAACGGTTCAAACTGGCCGCGCGCAAACTCGGTCTCGACCGGAGCCTGCCACCTTTGCGCACAGACCTGTTCGCCCGCCCAGCAAAAACAGGCGACCAGCTCTCACTCTTCTGACCACCCGTCGTTATTACTGGCCCGAAAATATCCCGGGGGAGCCACCGCAGGTGGCGGGGGCAGCGCCCCTGTTAGGACTTCCGCCGCCGCCCGCGCCGCGGCGAGGCTTCGGGTCCGGCCCCGTCAGTGCCGTCAGACTCGGATGAAAACCCGCCCAATGCGGCGGTAATCTGCTCCAGCGTTGGAAGATCGCCCTTCGGACGGGTCTCAAGCGCTGCGCGCATCGCGCGCAAATGTTCCGGTGTCGTGCCGCAACACCCGCCAATGATTGTGGCACCACAGTCGCGCGCAAGGCAGGCGTAATCCGCCATCAGCTCCGGCGTGCCGTCATAGTGGATATGCCCGTCGTGATACTTGGGAATGCCTGCGTTGCCCTTGGCGATGATCGGCAGGGTCGGACCTGCCGCCGCAAAGCCAAGCACGGTGCGCAGCAAATCCGATGCACCGACGCCGCAGTTGGCACCAAAGGCCAGCGGCTGATGCGCGAGTTTGCCGACTTTCTTGACCATGTCGGCTGATGTCAGACCCATCATCGTGCGTCCGGCGGTGTCAAAACTCATCGTGCCGCACCAGGGCATACCGGCTAGCGCAAAAGCCTCGGCTGCGGCTGCATACTCTTCGGGGGCACTGATTGTCTCGGCCCAAAGCACATCGGCACCGCCAGCCTTCAGACCCTCGGCCTGTTCATGGAACATCTCGACGGCGATTGCGTGGGTCAGGGTGCCCATGGGGGCCATAATCTCACCGGTTGGCCCGACCGAGCCTGCCACAACGATCGTGCGGCCCGATGCATCGGCAACCTCGCGCCCCAGTTCGGCGGCGGCTTTATTCAACTCGCGTACGCGGCCCTCGGCACCGTGTAGTTTCAGACGCGATGCATTGCCGCCAAAGCTGTTGGTCAGAAAAATATCGCTGCCGGCATCTGCCGCACCTTTATACAGGGCTATAATCTTTGCGGTCTCATCAATGTTCCACATCTCGGGGGCATCACCTGACATCAGCCCCATGTTGAACAGGTTGGTTCCTGTGGCCCCGTCGGCCATCAGCCAATCGTTGGTTTCAAGAAGCTTTGAGAGGGCATTGGTCATATCGGGCTCCGGCTTGCGCAAAGTATGGGATGCGGTGTCATGTCTTTGCATAAGGTGCAAATGCAAAACATGCATTTTCATTATGCAAGAAATGATAAAACCGCGCCGGTTATTGGCGCGGTTCGGGGTCGTGCTACGGTCCGGCTCAGATCTCTTTTAACAACTGCGCTTTGGCTTCGGCCATCAGTTCGATCATTTTGGTGCGGATCGTCGTCTCATCGGCCTTGTCACCCAGATCGCCCGATACCTTGCGATAGACATCTTCGTGACCCGCTTCCTCAAAATCGGACTTGACGACTTCTTTGGCGTATTCGGCGGCTTCGTCACCGGTTTTACCCATCAGTTCCGCGGCCCAAAGGCCCAGCAGTTTGTTGCGCCGTGCATCTGCTTTGAATTGCATTTCGGCGTCATGGGCAAATTTGTTCTCAAACGCATTCTCGCGATCGTCAAAGGTTGTCATGGATTAGGCCTCTTGATTTGGAAAGCTGTTCCCTCTGATATGCCTCTCACGGTGCTTGCCCGCAAGGGGGCTTGCACTATGACGCGCACATGATGCGGTCCACGCCGGGCCGAAAAGGGGCAAGGGGTCAGCATGTCACGTCGTAAAAAGATTTATGAAGGCAAGGCAAAGGTTCTTTATGAAGGCCCCGAGCCAGGCACTTTTGTCCAATATTTCAAGGACGATGCCACCGCATTCAATGCCGAAAAGAAGGCCGTGATCGAAGGGAAGGGCGTTTTGAACAACCGTCTGTCTGAATATTTCATGACCGGACTGGGCCAAATCGGAATCCCGACGCATTTTATCAAACGCCTCAACATGCGCGAGCAGTTGATCCGTCAGGCCGAGATTATCCCGCTTGAAGTGATCGTGCGCAATTTCGCCGCCGGTTCCATGGCCAAGCGTATGGGCATCGAAGAAGGCACTCCGTTGCCGCGCCCGATTGTCGAGTTTTCCTACAAAGACGACAAGCTGGGCGACCCGCTTGTGCCGGAAGAATACATCATCGCCTTCGGTTGGGCGTCGCAGCAGGAAATGGATGATATCGTCAGCCTTGCACTGCGCGTGAACGACTGGATGTCCGGCGTGATGTACGGTGTCGGCATCAAGCTGATTGATTTCAAGATCGAGATTGGCCGCGTCTGGGACAATGAATTCCAACGCCTTATTCTGGCAGATGAAATCAGCCCTGACAGCTGCCGTCTGTGGGACATCGAAACAGGCCAGAAGCTGGACAAGGACGTGTTCCGCCGCGATCTGGGCAACCTGACCGATGCCTATACCGAAGTTGCAAGGCGCCTTGGTGTTTTGCCAACCAATGTCACCCACACCCCCACCAAACCCACTTTGATCAACTGATCTTGCGACCCTAGCGAACAAAGGACCTGCCCATGAAAGCCCGCGTACATGTCATGCTCAAAAACGGTGTGCTGGATCCCCAAGGCGAGGCGGTCCGCCACGCGCTTGGGACACTTGGCTTTGACGGGGTGAACGGGGTGCGCCAAGGCAAGGTGATCGAGCTTGATCTGGCCGATGGCACCTCCGAGGCCACGATTGTCGAGATGTGCGAAAAACTGCTCGCGAATACCGTGATCGAAAGCTACAGCGTCGAGGTGCTCTGATGCGCGCCGCTGTTATCGTTTTCCCCGGATCGAACTGTGATCGCGACATGGCCGTCGCGCTCAAGGCAGCGGGTGCCGATGTCAGCATGGTCTGGCATAAGGATGCAAGCCTGCCTGAGAATGTTGATCTGGTCGCGGTGCCGGGCGGGTTTTCTTTTGGCGATTACCTGCGCTGTGGTGCGATTGCCGCAAAATCCCCGATCTGTAAGGCGGTTGTCGCCCATGCCGACCGTGGCGGCTATGTGCTGGGGGTCTGTAACGGCTTTCAGGTGTTGACCGAAACAGGGCTGTTGCCGGGTGCCTTGATGCGCAATGCGAACCTGAAGTTCATCTGCAAAACTGTTGAATTGAAAGTAGAAACATCAAACTCCGCCTTCACCGAAGGCTATAACGCGGGTGACAGTGTTGGCTACCCCGTGGCCCATCACGACGGCAACTATACGGTCGATGCCGAAACGCTTGTCGCCTTGAAGGCCGAGGATCGCATCGCCTTTACCTACGCCCAAAACCCCAATGGCTCGATCGACAACATCGCGGGTGTGCTGTCTGCGAACCGGCGCGTTCTTGGCATGATGCCACACCCCGAGCGCGCGGTGGACGCAGGGCACGGTGGAACCGATGGACAGGCGCTTTTCCGCGGGCTTGTCGGGCAATTTGCCCAAGCATGATCTGCCCGCTTGCCGCGTTAGGGCTGTAGGCCTAAACTGAACATATGTTGGGCACCAATAACTCTGGCAGCGGGCGACGCCGCGGCAAATGGTACTTGCGGCTGGCTGTGCTGGTTGTTTGCCTGTTTGGTGTGGTGGTCATCTATGTCTCCAACCAGCTTTTGACGCAGCGGTTTACCGAAACCATCAGCAACCGCTCAGATGTGCGACTGGCGCTTTATGTCACCAACCTGATGAACGAACTGCAGCGCAATTCCGTCGTGCCGCAGCTTTTGTCGCGTGACCCTGATTTGATCAAAGCGCTGGAGAATAAGGACTATTCTCTCTCAACCGCGCGTCTGTTGTCTTTTGTCGATGAAATTGGTGCGGCGTCTTTGACGCTTTTGGATCGCGACGGGCGTGCAGTGGCGGCGACAGATCGCAACCGGATCGGCACAGATCACCGCCAGAACCCCTATTTTGTTGATGCACAACGCAGCAACCAGACCGTTTATACCACCTTTCAGCGCGATGAAGGCGGCTATGCCTATATTTATTCGCGGCGTGTTGAAGTGGCGGGTACGCTGCTGGGTGTGATCATGGTCGAGGTCAACGGCCAACGGCTTGAAACAGGCTGGGCGGGGGTGTCTGACGCGGTGCTGGTGATGGACAGCGAAGGCACGATCATTATGGCCACCGAACCGCGTTGGCGCGGTTTGAACGAGGACGAAGCGCTGGCCCGTCAATCCGCGCCCTCTGCCATTGAGCGTGCCATTCGTGCGACCCAAGAGTGGGGGGCGCTGCCCGCCGATGCGTATTTGCGCGGCGAGGCTGTCTTGCGGCGCGAAATGCGGGTGCCGCATCACGGTTGGCGGATGGTCAGCTATACAACCTACGCTTCTGTGCGCGAACGCGTGAACGGCATTCTGGCGCTTGAGGTGATGGGATTCGCGATCCTTCTGGCACTGGTGTTCTGGGGCAGTTCGCGGCGCACGGCATCGCGTCTGGTTTTCTTCCAACGCGAGTCAGCAGAGCTTCGCGCATTGAACCGCCGCTTGCAGCGGGAAATTGCCGAGCGCGAGAAGGTCGAAAAGACGCTGGAGGTGGCCGAACAGACCATCGCGCAATCATCGAAACTGGCCGCTTTGGGTGAAATGTCGGCCGCCGTCAGCCACGAGTTGAACCAGCCTTTGGCAGCAATGAAAACCTATCTGGCAGGCGCCCGTCTGCTGCTGCAACGCGAGCGGCCTGAAGAGGCGTTATCGTCCTTCCAGCGCATTGATGATCTGCTGGAACGGATGGGGGCGATCACACGGCAATTGAAGTCCTACGCGCGCAAGGGTGCCGAGGCATTTGCGCCTGTAGATACAAGGGCTGCGGTATCAACGGCGCTTGCATTGATGGAGCCGCAACTGAAAACCCGCGATGTGAATATCATCCGCACTTTGCCCAATGAGCCGGTGTTCATCATGGGTGACAGGCTGCGGCTGGAACAGGTGATTATCAACCTGTTGCGCAACGCATTGGACGCCACCAAACTGTCGGCCAATCCAACCATCGAAATCCTTTTGGCGGCCGGTGATACGGTCAGCATCCAGATCCGCGATAACGGCGAGGGGATCGACAATCTCGACGAATTATTCGAGCCTTTTTATACCACCAAACAACCTGGTGATGGGGTGGGACTTGGGCTTGCCATCTCCTCTGGGATCGTAAACGACTTGGGCGGGCGCCTGACCGCGCGCAATGCGGTTGATGGCGGGGCTATATTCGAGGTGCAACTGCCAACGTTAAGGCAGGAAGTCGCCGCGGCAGAGTAAGGAAAAGACCATGAGTAAAGTCATGAAGATCGCGATTGTTGACGACGAAAAAGACATGCGTCAGTCGATTTCACAGTGGTTGGCGCTTTCGGGTTTTGACACCGAAACATTTGCCTCTGCCGAAGAGGCACTGCGCGGTTTGGGCACCGACTATCCCGGTATCGTCGTCAGCGATATCAAGATGCCGGGGATGGACGGGATGCAGTTTTTGAAAAAACTCAAAGGTGTCGATAGCTCGCTGCCTGTGATCATGATCACTGGCCACGGCGACGTCCCCATGGCGGTTGAGGCGATGCGCATCGGCGCGTTCGATTTTCTGGAAAAGCCGTTCAACCCCGACCGGATGACCGAATTGGCGAAAAAGGCCACGACAGCGCGCCGTCTGACCCTTGATAACCGCGCGTTGCGCCGTGAATTGTCAGATGGCTCTGCGCTGATCAAGAAACTGATCGGGCAATCGCCGCCGATGGAGCGGCTGAAAGAAGACATCCTTGATCTGGGGCAGGCCGACGGGCATGTTCTGGTTGAGGGCGAGACAGGCACCGGCAAGACGCTGGTCGCCCATGCGCTGCACGCGGTGGGTGCGCGGGCCAGCAAGAAGTTCGTTCTTCTAAGCTGCTCGGCCTATGACGAAGAAACACTGGGCCGTACAATATTCGGCCCTGCCAATGATGATGAGCCGATCCCCGCGATGGAAGAAGCGCGCGGTGGCACGCTGGTGCTTGAAGACATCGAGGCGTTGAGCCACTCGTTGCAGGCGCGTTTGCTGACGGCAATCAACAATCAGGGCACGCCCGCCGAGACGCGGATCGTGGCGATCTGTAACCTGCAAGAGCAGGACCAGACCTGCGAAAGCGTGCTGCGCCCTGATCTGTTCTACCGGCTTGCCGCCCTGCGGATCACCGTGCCGCCGCTGCGCCAGCGCGGCGAGGATATCCTGACGC
This window harbors:
- a CDS encoding PA0069 family radical SAM protein, with protein sequence MDDLPLQKSHLTPGRAAQSNPDNRFDRLHAEAVDDGWTPEQDLPVLRTEITDEIARSVITRNTSPDLSFDRSINPYRGCEHGCIYCFARPSHAFLGLSPGLDFETKLIARPNAADQLRKELSNPRYVPKIIAIGTNTDPYQPIEKSREIMRGVLQVLAEFNHPVGIVTKGTLIERDSDILAPMAAKGLIRVGISITTLDPKTSRAMEPRVPSPAARLRTIRRLTDAGIPVRVMVSPIVPALTDHELEAILQAAKEAGAIAASSIVLRLPREVATLFRDWLTAHYPDRAARIMGRVRELHGGKDYDPDFGKRMVGQGPWAAMMQQRFKLAARKLGLDRSLPPLRTDLFARPAKTGDQLSLF
- the rnd gene encoding ribonuclease D yields the protein MKTITTTEDLAAFCQEAAKRAYVTVDTEFLRERTYYSKLCLVQLAYQDDKGADAALVDPLVEGLSLEPLYALFRDHGCVKVFHAARQDLEIFYVDAGVIPEPLFDTQVAAMVCGFGEQAGYETLVRKIAKSDLDKSSRFTDWSRRPLTDAQASYALADVTHLRDIYEYLSARLAKSGRSKWVTEEMAVLEDPSTYQSDPENAWKRVKTRTQSGKFLAIVRELARFREDYAQSRNIPRNRVYKDDALVELASTKPLSEKDLGRSRLLLREARKGDIANGILAAIKAGMDVAPNDMPKVDSARAKLQVNPALADMLRVLLKARTDDAEVAPKLIATSSDLDALAAGERDVAALRGWRREVFGNDALELCEGRVGLAVKGQKVVTVSL
- a CDS encoding sensor histidine kinase, with the translated sequence MLGTNNSGSGRRRGKWYLRLAVLVVCLFGVVVIYVSNQLLTQRFTETISNRSDVRLALYVTNLMNELQRNSVVPQLLSRDPDLIKALENKDYSLSTARLLSFVDEIGAASLTLLDRDGRAVAATDRNRIGTDHRQNPYFVDAQRSNQTVYTTFQRDEGGYAYIYSRRVEVAGTLLGVIMVEVNGQRLETGWAGVSDAVLVMDSEGTIIMATEPRWRGLNEDEALARQSAPSAIERAIRATQEWGALPADAYLRGEAVLRREMRVPHHGWRMVSYTTYASVRERVNGILALEVMGFAILLALVFWGSSRRTASRLVFFQRESAELRALNRRLQREIAEREKVEKTLEVAEQTIAQSSKLAALGEMSAAVSHELNQPLAAMKTYLAGARLLLQRERPEEALSSFQRIDDLLERMGAITRQLKSYARKGAEAFAPVDTRAAVSTALALMEPQLKTRDVNIIRTLPNEPVFIMGDRLRLEQVIINLLRNALDATKLSANPTIEILLAAGDTVSIQIRDNGEGIDNLDELFEPFYTTKQPGDGVGLGLAISSGIVNDLGGRLTARNAVDGGAIFEVQLPTLRQEVAAAE
- the purQ gene encoding phosphoribosylformylglycinamidine synthase subunit PurQ, coding for MRAAVIVFPGSNCDRDMAVALKAAGADVSMVWHKDASLPENVDLVAVPGGFSFGDYLRCGAIAAKSPICKAVVAHADRGGYVLGVCNGFQVLTETGLLPGALMRNANLKFICKTVELKVETSNSAFTEGYNAGDSVGYPVAHHDGNYTVDAETLVALKAEDRIAFTYAQNPNGSIDNIAGVLSANRRVLGMMPHPERAVDAGHGGTDGQALFRGLVGQFAQA
- the purN gene encoding phosphoribosylglycinamide formyltransferase; this translates as MTKRVAILISGGGSNMVALAQSMRGDHPARPVLVLSNDPQAGGLAKAREMNIPTLAIDHKPFGKDRAAFEAALQKALETAKPDIICLAGFMRILTPEFTAKWDGQMLNIHPSLLPKYKGLHTHARALEAGDTEHGCSVHEVTAALDDGPILGQARMAVMDGDTPDTLAARLLPLEHALYPAVLRRFAAGDRTTVNLGG
- the bmt gene encoding betaine--homocysteine S-methyltransferase: MTNALSKLLETNDWLMADGATGTNLFNMGLMSGDAPEMWNIDETAKIIALYKGAADAGSDIFLTNSFGGNASRLKLHGAEGRVRELNKAAAELGREVADASGRTIVVAGSVGPTGEIMAPMGTLTHAIAVEMFHEQAEGLKAGGADVLWAETISAPEEYAAAAEAFALAGMPWCGTMSFDTAGRTMMGLTSADMVKKVGKLAHQPLAFGANCGVGASDLLRTVLGFAAAGPTLPIIAKGNAGIPKYHDGHIHYDGTPELMADYACLARDCGATIIGGCCGTTPEHLRAMRAALETRPKGDLPTLEQITAALGGFSSESDGTDGAGPEASPRRGRRRKS
- the purM gene encoding phosphoribosylformylglycinamidine cyclo-ligase, with the translated sequence MTEKNGLTYADAGVDIDAGNTLVERIKPAAKRTARPGVMAGLGGFGALFDLKAAGYTDPVLVAATDGVGTKLRIAIDTGNVDTIGIDLVAMCVNDLVCQGAEPLFFLDYFATGKLELDQATRIIEGIAAGCEASGCALIGGETAEMPGMYHAGDFDLAGFAVGAMERGTELPAGVREGDVLLGLASDGVHSNGYSLVRRIVEVSGLGWDDKAPFVYDTLGAALLAPTRLYVKQALAAVRAGGVHALAHITGGGLTENLPRVLPEGMGAQIDLNAWDLPPVFQWLAQTGGMAEAEILKTFNAGIGMVLAVDAEEAAKITTVLTDAGETVHQLGTVTAGEGVRYTGALL
- the purS gene encoding phosphoribosylformylglycinamidine synthase subunit PurS, producing MKARVHVMLKNGVLDPQGEAVRHALGTLGFDGVNGVRQGKVIELDLADGTSEATIVEMCEKLLANTVIESYSVEVL
- a CDS encoding DUF1476 domain-containing protein, whose protein sequence is MTTFDDRENAFENKFAHDAEMQFKADARRNKLLGLWAAELMGKTGDEAAEYAKEVVKSDFEEAGHEDVYRKVSGDLGDKADETTIRTKMIELMAEAKAQLLKEI
- a CDS encoding SufE family protein, coding for MANPDFEELVDTFEFLDDWEDRYRHVIDMGKAMDPLEDALKVPVTKVDGCASQVWLVPKIEGDVFTFRGESDAMIVRGLIAVLSALYNNQPVKEIVKIDAPAELGRLGLNDHLSAQRSNGLRAMVERIRETAAAAT
- the purC gene encoding phosphoribosylaminoimidazolesuccinocarboxamide synthase, with the translated sequence MSRRKKIYEGKAKVLYEGPEPGTFVQYFKDDATAFNAEKKAVIEGKGVLNNRLSEYFMTGLGQIGIPTHFIKRLNMREQLIRQAEIIPLEVIVRNFAAGSMAKRMGIEEGTPLPRPIVEFSYKDDKLGDPLVPEEYIIAFGWASQQEMDDIVSLALRVNDWMSGVMYGVGIKLIDFKIEIGRVWDNEFQRLILADEISPDSCRLWDIETGQKLDKDVFRRDLGNLTDAYTEVARRLGVLPTNVTHTPTKPTLIN